In bacterium 336/3, the following proteins share a genomic window:
- a CDS encoding heme biosynthesis protein HemY, giving the protein MISVTDKAKNKIVEIRQNDGYSNEHNIRVAVKGGGCSGLMYDLIFDTNIQNNDEIFEDKGIKILVDKKSLLYLLGTTLDFSDGLNGKGFQFVNPNASRTCGCGESFSV; this is encoded by the coding sequence ATGATTAGTGTAACTGATAAAGCAAAAAATAAAATTGTTGAAATTCGTCAAAATGATGGATATTCAAATGAGCACAATATCCGTGTAGCTGTAAAAGGTGGTGGTTGCTCAGGTTTGATGTATGACCTGATTTTTGATACCAATATTCAAAATAATGATGAAATTTTTGAAGACAAAGGCATCAAAATTTTAGTAGATAAAAAAAGTTTACTGTATTTATTGGGAACAACCTTAGATTTCTCTGATGGATTGAATGGCAAAGGTTTTCAGTTTGTCAATCCAAATGCTTCACGTACTTGTGGATGTGGAGAAAGTTTTTCAGTATAA
- a CDS encoding tryptophan synthase subunit beta (catalyzes the formation of L-tryptophan from L-serine and 1-(indol-3-yl)glycerol 3-phosphate) codes for MTPNVSKSPSMKGYYGSFGGAYIPEMLFPNVEELENSYLQIINSGEFQKEYWQLLRDYVGRPSPLYFAKRLSEKYNTNIYLKREDLNHTGSHKINNTIGQILLAKHLGKKRIIAETGAGQHGVATATVCALMGLECIVYMGEVDIERQRPNVERMKLLGATVRPATSGSKTLKDATNEAIRDWINNPIDTHYIIGSVVGPHPYPDMVARFQSVISEEIKKQLQEKIGRDYPDYVLACVGGGSNAAGSFYYFIENPKVRLIALEAGGQGVNTGKSAATTALGKMGIIHGSKTLLMQTKDGQIIEPYSISAGLDYPGVGPIHAYLFDSRRGEYYAVTDEEAMEAGFMVSKIEGIIPAIETAHAFAYLEKLNAKPDEVVVICLSGRGDKDLATYIKWQEGTYKGHE; via the coding sequence ATGACACCCAATGTAAGCAAAAGCCCTTCAATGAAAGGCTATTATGGAAGTTTTGGAGGAGCGTACATTCCTGAAATGTTGTTTCCTAATGTAGAAGAATTAGAAAATTCGTATCTACAAATCATTAACTCTGGAGAATTTCAAAAAGAATATTGGCAACTTTTAAGAGATTATGTTGGCAGACCTTCTCCATTGTATTTTGCAAAAAGATTATCAGAAAAATATAACACAAATATTTATTTGAAGAGAGAAGATCTAAATCATACAGGCTCTCACAAAATCAATAATACCATTGGACAAATTTTATTGGCTAAACATTTAGGAAAAAAAAGAATTATAGCTGAAACAGGAGCGGGGCAACATGGAGTAGCTACTGCTACAGTTTGTGCTTTAATGGGGTTGGAGTGTATTGTGTATATGGGCGAAGTAGATATTGAACGCCAACGTCCTAATGTTGAAAGAATGAAACTGCTTGGGGCGACTGTACGCCCTGCCACAAGTGGAAGTAAAACGCTGAAAGATGCTACCAATGAGGCAATTAGAGATTGGATTAATAACCCTATAGATACGCATTATATTATTGGTTCGGTAGTGGGACCTCATCCATATCCTGATATGGTAGCTCGTTTCCAGTCTGTTATTTCTGAAGAAATAAAAAAACAACTCCAAGAAAAAATAGGACGAGATTACCCTGATTATGTACTTGCTTGTGTAGGTGGAGGTAGCAATGCGGCAGGCTCATTTTATTATTTCATCGAAAATCCTAAAGTTCGTCTTATAGCCCTTGAAGCAGGTGGGCAAGGTGTAAATACAGGGAAATCGGCAGCAACTACGGCATTGGGCAAAATGGGTATTATTCATGGAAGTAAAACACTTTTGATGCAAACCAAAGATGGGCAGATTATAGAACCTTACTCTATTTCGGCTGGTTTGGACTACCCTGGTGTAGGTCCTATTCATGCCTATCTGTTTGATAGTAGAAGAGGTGAATATTATGCTGTAACAGATGAAGAGGCTATGGAAGCTGGCTTTATGGTCAGTAAAATAGAAGGTATTATTCCTGCTATTGAAACAGCTCATGCATTTGCATATCTAGAAAAACTCAATGCTAAACCTGATGAAGTGGTAGTTATCTGTCTTTCTGGGCGAGGTGATAAAGATTTAGCCACCTATATTAAATGGCAAGAAGGTACTTACAAAGGACATGAATAA
- a CDS encoding recombinase RecA has translation MKGKLDALKSTMEKIDKDYGKGTVMKLSDNKVVDVEVISTGSIGVDLALGVGGLPKGRIVEIFGPESSGKTTLAIHTIIQCQKAGGIAAFIDAEHAFDRSYAEKLGMDPEKVVVSQPDSGEQALEIAEQLIRSGAIDIVVIDSVAALVPKAEIDGDMGDSKMGLHARLMSQAMRKLTSVVNKTNCCCIFINQLRDKIGVMFGSPETTTGGNALKYYASVRIDIRRIGQIKNGDDILGNRTRVKIVKNKVAPPFKQVEFDIMYGRGISKIGEIVDLGVELNVIKKSGANFYYNETKLALGRDKLVKALEDNPDLVEELDKKIRDLIASGASIQEIPAEEQEEAVKDEKEELVEE, from the coding sequence ATGAAAGGCAAATTGGATGCACTAAAAAGTACAATGGAAAAAATAGACAAAGATTATGGGAAAGGAACTGTAATGAAATTGAGTGATAACAAAGTAGTTGATGTAGAAGTTATTTCAACAGGATCAATTGGTGTGGATTTAGCTCTTGGTGTTGGTGGTTTGCCCAAAGGTAGAATTGTGGAAATATTTGGACCTGAATCTTCTGGTAAAACAACATTAGCGATTCATACCATTATCCAATGCCAAAAAGCTGGTGGTATTGCGGCGTTTATTGATGCAGAACATGCTTTTGATCGTTCGTATGCTGAAAAATTAGGCATGGATCCTGAAAAAGTAGTTGTTTCTCAGCCAGATAGTGGTGAACAAGCTCTTGAAATTGCAGAACAACTTATTCGCTCAGGGGCTATAGACATTGTGGTTATTGACTCTGTGGCTGCTCTTGTTCCTAAAGCTGAAATAGATGGTGATATGGGTGATAGCAAAATGGGTTTACATGCTCGCTTGATGTCCCAAGCTATGCGTAAACTAACAAGTGTAGTCAATAAAACAAACTGTTGCTGTATCTTTATCAACCAATTACGTGATAAAATAGGTGTAATGTTTGGTAGCCCTGAAACAACAACAGGTGGTAATGCTCTTAAATATTATGCTTCTGTTCGTATTGATATTCGTCGTATAGGACAAATTAAGAATGGAGATGATATTTTAGGTAACCGTACTCGTGTGAAAATTGTGAAAAATAAAGTTGCCCCTCCATTCAAACAAGTAGAATTTGACATCATGTATGGTAGAGGTATTTCTAAAATTGGTGAAATTGTTGATTTGGGTGTGGAATTGAATGTTATCAAGAAATCTGGAGCAAATTTCTACTACAACGAAACCAAACTTGCTTTGGGTAGAGATAAATTGGTGAAGGCTTTGGAAGACAATCCCGATTTAGTGGAAGAGCTAGATAAGAAAATCCGTGATTTGATTGCATCTGGAGCAAGTATTCAAGAAATCCCTGCTGAGGAGCAAGAAGAAGCCGTAAAAGATGAGAAAGAAGAGTTAGTTGAAGAATAG
- a CDS encoding aspartate-semialdehyde dehydrogenase, with protein sequence MKIAVVGATGLVGTEILKVLEERNFPFTELYLVASENSKGKKIFFKSKEYTVIGMEEAIALKPDFAIFSAGGSTSLAFAPKFAEVGTTVIDNSSAWRMDPTKKLIVPEVNADVLTKEDKIIANPNCSTIQMVVALNPLHKKYGIKRIVVSTYQSVTGTGKAAVDQLMNERQGIEGKKVYPHPIDMNVLPHIDSFLDNGYTKEEMKMVNETKKIFGTDKIGVTSTTVRVPVMGGHSEAVNVEFENDFDVEEVKNIISKTAGVILEDDVKNNRYPMPILSKGRDEVFVGRIRRDESQPNTLNMWIVADNLRKGAATNAVQIAEYLMLKK encoded by the coding sequence ATGAAAATTGCTGTTGTGGGTGCTACGGGTCTAGTAGGCACCGAAATCCTGAAAGTTTTAGAAGAAAGAAACTTTCCCTTTACAGAATTGTATTTAGTTGCTTCAGAGAATTCAAAGGGTAAGAAGATTTTTTTTAAGAGTAAGGAATACACAGTAATAGGAATGGAAGAAGCAATAGCTCTTAAACCTGATTTTGCAATTTTCTCAGCTGGAGGAAGTACTTCGCTTGCTTTTGCACCTAAGTTTGCAGAAGTAGGTACAACAGTAATTGATAACTCTTCTGCTTGGAGAATGGATCCTACCAAAAAACTGATAGTTCCAGAAGTAAATGCTGATGTACTTACTAAAGAAGATAAAATTATAGCAAACCCCAATTGCTCAACTATTCAAATGGTTGTAGCTCTAAATCCGTTACATAAAAAATATGGAATTAAACGTATTGTAGTTTCTACTTATCAGTCTGTAACAGGTACAGGTAAAGCTGCTGTTGACCAATTGATGAATGAAAGACAAGGAATAGAAGGCAAAAAGGTATATCCACATCCTATTGATATGAATGTTTTGCCTCATATTGACTCTTTTTTGGACAATGGTTACACCAAGGAAGAAATGAAAATGGTGAATGAAACCAAAAAAATATTTGGTACTGATAAAATAGGTGTTACCTCTACAACTGTTCGTGTGCCTGTAATGGGTGGACACTCAGAAGCTGTCAATGTTGAGTTTGAAAATGATTTTGATGTGGAAGAAGTAAAAAATATTATTTCAAAAACAGCAGGAGTTATTTTAGAAGATGATGTGAAAAACAATCGTTATCCTATGCCTATTTTAAGTAAAGGAAGAGATGAAGTATTTGTAGGCAGAATTCGTAGAGATGAATCTCAGCCAAACACCTTAAATATGTGGATTGTTGCAGATAACCTGCGTAAAGGAGCAGCTACCAATGCTGTACAGATAGCAGAATACCTTATGTTAAAAAAATAG